The Arthrobacter sp. OAP107 DNA segment TTGCCCCGTGCAGTCCCTGGGCAGGCCCGAACGCCTCCCGGGGAAGGCTGTGGGCGATCATGAAATGGCGGCGTACGGTCAGGCTGAACAATGGTTACCTCGCGGTTTCTATGTGGTGTGGTGGTTTTCGGGAACGGGACCGGCTGCGTCGGAGCCGGCGGCGGGGTATTCGATCACGTGGCAGAGCGCCTCGAGCCGGCCGCCGGCCAGGTCCTGGACCACGCCGGGCAGCTCGGCAAACTTGGAGGCACCCGTGAGGAAGCCGTCGAACACAGGATCCTTCAGCAGGGACACGGCAAGTTCCAGCCGGTCAGCGGTGGTCCGGCGGTGCCGGCGGGCCCGCGCCACCGCGCCCACCTGGCTGGCCCGGATGGAGAGCCTGCGGGCGTGGAAGTCCTCGCCGAGCGGGAGGGTGATTTTGCGGTCGGCGTACCAGGACATTTCGATGATCTCGCCCTCGTCCCCCACGAGCTTCAGGCTGCGTTCCAGGCCGCCTTCGGACGCGGAGCAGTGGAACACGATGTCGCAGTCCGGCAGAGCGTCGTCCGGGTGGGCGAAGTCCACCCCCAGCGAGTCTGCGAGGCCCTTGCGGTTGGAGTCGAGATCCACGAGCTGGAGCCGGCCGAGGGGGAACGTGCGCAGCAGCGTGGCCACCATTCCGCCCACCAGCCCGGCGCCGATCACGGCGACGCGGTCGCCCAGCCGTGGCCCCGCCTCCCAGAGGGCGTTCACGGCCGTTTCCACGGTGCCGGTGAGGACCGCGCGGCGGGGAGGGACGCCGTCGGGAACGCGGGTGAGCGAGGACACGGGGACCACGTAGCGGTCCTGGTGCGGATGCAGGCAGAACACGGTTTGGCCCACCCAGTCCGCCGGGCCCTGCTCCACCACGCCCACCGACAGGTAGCCGAACTTTACCGGCGACGGAAAGGAGCCCTCCTGGTGCGGGGCGCGCATCTCCTCGGCGACGCAGGGCGGAACGGCGGCCTGGTGGACCACGAGTTCGGTGCCCTTGCTGATGCCCGAGTACAGCGAGCGCACCAGCGCCTCCTCCGGGCCGGGGGCAGGCAGCTTCTCACTGCGCAGTTCACCCTGCCCCGGGCCCACGGTCCAATATGCGGTTGCTTCGGCGTTCTGCTGGAAAGTACTCATCTTGCTTAC contains these protein-coding regions:
- a CDS encoding zinc-binding alcohol dehydrogenase, with product MSTFQQNAEATAYWTVGPGQGELRSEKLPAPGPEEALVRSLYSGISKGTELVVHQAAVPPCVAEEMRAPHQEGSFPSPVKFGYLSVGVVEQGPADWVGQTVFCLHPHQDRYVVPVSSLTRVPDGVPPRRAVLTGTVETAVNALWEAGPRLGDRVAVIGAGLVGGMVATLLRTFPLGRLQLVDLDSNRKGLADSLGVDFAHPDDALPDCDIVFHCSASEGGLERSLKLVGDEGEIIEMSWYADRKITLPLGEDFHARRLSIRASQVGAVARARRHRRTTADRLELAVSLLKDPVFDGFLTGASKFAELPGVVQDLAGGRLEALCHVIEYPAAGSDAAGPVPENHHTT